A segment of the Chlorocebus sabaeus isolate Y175 chromosome 15, mChlSab1.0.hap1, whole genome shotgun sequence genome:
CTCACTTGTCAAGGAGAGCCGGTGGTAATGGTTAGTAAGGAGATTCCATCATTATACACATTGGTCCATTTGTGGATGCACCTTCCACAGTTCCTGTTGGGCCCTAGGCTCGCTCGTGGCTGTCCATGCAGTGCAAAGCAGCATGGCCCCCAAGGAGGGGCAGCCCCAGGCTGCGCTGATCACCCCAGCCACTGCTGCCATCTCTGCAGGCCCCACCATTCCCTGGCCCCCTCTCTCAGCACTGAACCAGCCATCTCCCACAAACTGCATTAAGTAagtatttcttttcctattttaattAAGCAAATTATAGAAAATGGCTAATGTAAATTAAagagccaagtgcagtggctcacacctgtaatctcagttacttgggaggctaaggctggaggatcacttgagcccaggagtttgagacaagcctgggcaacatagtagacccccatctctttaaaaaaacattagttgggtgtggtggtatgcacctgacAATTTGTGAGCATCCAAAGGAGGAACCACATGGGTAAATTTTCAAGCAGAGGTAGGTTGGCAGCCAGGGACTGAAATATGTGAGGACCTAACCCTCAGCCATGGTGGATGTACTCAGGGCCTGGGGCGAGGACACAGACATGTCCCTGTCACTCAGATGTACCCCTTTCTTTCTCACCAGAGCAGTTTGGGCCATGTGTATGATATAAATGTGCATATATTTTCagtaatttcaattctttttagAGAGAGGATATTTTATCTGCTGAGTCCTCTGAACTAGACATTTACTTGGAACGAAATATGTTGCAGGGTCTCCTAAATGTTCCTTAACAGCTGAGCCACCAATCCTCTCTCTACACCTATTTAAAAGAGTTCATTTGCACTCAGGGCTTTGGGTtttagttgttattttttttttctgctgaatttctttttctgcttacaggaggtgagtggtgagAGCTTGCTGAGTAGGCATCTAAGGCAGAGGTGGGGAGTAAGAGGATAGCTGGGGGACAGTGGGTTTAATGCCAGcgaatcccagcaccttggtcCAACTCATTTAAAGAAAGGGGCTAtgggactgggcgtggtggttcatgcctgtaatcccagcactttgggaggccgaggtgggtggatcatgaggtcaggagtttgagaccagcctggccaacatgatgaaaccctgtctctactaaaaatacaaaaaatcagccgggcgtggtggtggtgtgtgtctgtagtcccagctactcgggaggctgaggcgggagaatcgcttgaacccaggaggcggaggttgcggtgagtggagatcacaccattgcactccagtctgggcgacagcaagactccgtctcaaaaaaaaaaaagggggggggcggggggcatGAGTAACACCTGATGGGACATTTTAGGCAAGGGTCCTTGTGAGAGTGGGGTACAAGCAGTGCTGCTTCAGGGCTGTTGCATCCAGAGGGCATCCCCCCATTTCTGCATAAAATAACGTCACAGAGCATAGccggtggggggagggggagggcaggCACAGCAGAGCAGTAACGTCTTTCAGTTGATGCCACCTGCTGTCACTTGGAGGGAGTATACTTTAATGGTGAAACTAAAGCAGAACTTGATCCTAAACAAATTTGAGACATATCTAGGGATAATTGGTACCACTTCttggggtggggaagagggtgCTGACATCCTGTCAGTGAGAGATAATGAGTCAGCAGCGCGAGTTTGGAGTACTCATGTTTATGTGACTTCCGTGTACCCACAGGGGACATTTGGGATTTTAAACTATGAAAAGCATGTAATATTATTTATTGCAAGAGCTATTATTATAAATTGCACTTTTCTGACTATGGATCACTAAGAATAATCAGCGTTCAAATTCAATGTGCCAGATCTCAGCAATCACATGCTTATTAAATAAGGGGTTGCTCTTCTGGTTGTTATCAGAATTTAACAACTTAACTGAACCTGCGGTTGACATGGCACTTGAAGTGGtatagataaattttaaaagtggctTACCCATGACTaatgactaattaaaaaaaataaggttaTAACCACTGAACAGGGGAGAGTAGGCCAAAAACTTTTTATCAGgttacacaaaaaacaaaaatgggtgACTTGAAGAAGACAATTTGCCTCATAAGTAACTTGAAGTTTGGCCCTCCCTTCGTGTAATGAAGAAATTCgtgtttattgagtacttacaaGGTGCCATGCACTCTGATGCTCGCAAAAATCCTCTGAAAATGTATTATTAcgattatcttcattttacagataaaacaactgaggcacagagaagagaGGCAACTTGTCCTAGGCCACAcagccagaaaacagaaaagccaggatttgaatttaTACTTTCTGGCTTCAGAAGCTATACTCTTAGTAACTACTTTATATAGCTTTTCCATAAGTCCCATAAAcggaattaaaacaataataatagaaaaagagttAACAGCATCTCACTGTAGACAAACATTTCACAAAACAGACCTGGAAAACAATCAGCTCTAGTATGAGTTAATTATGATGTAGTTAAACCTTAACGTccttttcttgcttgcttttcctTTAACATGCAAACCAAAGATAATGATACTAGATTTAGTAGGCATTTTATTGCTTCAAATTGTATTATTAAATAACTCAAAGAAGTAAACTATACACATGAAAATGTAGCATTGACATAAACGTCAAAATTTTATCAACCTATGACTTTTGTCATAAATTTTTCAATACTAGTGAGGCTACTTTTTTGTTTCTAACTGCCCTGATACTTcgttatagttttttaaaatggtattttacaCCAGATTGAATAtgttgtatacatttttatttattgtcccagaataaatacagaatttaaaataatgaatttcctACTTTTCAGATATTGCCTTCTTGTTCTTTTTAGAATGAAGTATATATTCCTGTTACTTACAGTGAGTAACCTAAACTTCTCACCCAAAAGTCTGTGCTCAAAAAATGTTTGCTGTATAGATAAGTGGGAAATGCAGTCGTTATTTCCCCTTCTTTTTGGATGTTCAGCTTCTGAACCTTCTTCTAATTTTGGGACAATTCCTACTTCTTAGGAGTCTTGATAGGAAAGAAGCTAAAGACAGACGATGGCTTTCCCAGCCTCCCCTGATGCTGGGGTGTGGGTGTATGACCCAAGTTCCACCAATCTGAGACCTGTCCCAGGGTAGACAACTGGCACACAAAAGAGAGATTAGCAGGAATCCTTTCTGGAGGCACAGTGCAAGTTTGACCTAATTCATTATGcaggaaagatattttcaaactgCTTTGCTTGTATGGAAATACTTAAACATTAAGTCACCTGAGCGTAGTCTGAACAACCTGGAAGGCTGCTAATGAAGCTGTGCACATCATCCACGGTCCACTTCTGAATATCTTCATCCAAAGAAAGATTTCCCCCAATTGTAACCAGTGCATGTGTtcctttaaaatggaaagaaattgtgGCATAAAATACATACAGGTTTATGTATAGTTACATTAATTTCCTTGTATTCTATCACCCCAGAGTGGTCTCAATTTGCAAACTCCTTACAAGATATTAAGAGTTACTAGGAGATGTTTTCTAAAAGTTTCAGctgcctcctttcttttctttctctgaaaagaTCTTTACTGATAGCATTTATTGTAAGTAATACTTCAAATAGTTCCGGGTTTGTACCAGCTTCTCTCAGATTCCAACAGAAATGCCCCATGGATTCTATTCTCCAGATTAATGTTACTATGTTTTTGTGATAGGTGATTATCATGGTCTCAAGATGAGACGAGAATTTAGCTACATTTTcatcaaaatggaaaattaacaCTTTGTAGGGAAGCAGTTGGTATGGTGGCTGTATTACATACCCTTCACAATCCCtgtgtcttcaaatattttttatctaaaaGAGTTCTAGAAAACTATTCAGTGCGTGTTTCTGGCATGAAGtgcattagtatttttaaatttgaaagtatCAACAGTATTGGACACTGAAATGTAATATTTCTGCCTAATTGCCTGTTTTTTTCCTATACTTAAATACCGGGGAGGTAGAATTCACATTTCGAAGCAAGAAGCCTCTCTGCTTTGTGTTGAAGAAATGAACACTAAATTACATTGAAATCTTAAATTAAAATTCTATTATGTTTCCCAAGATATTTACCTTCCCAGCCTTTGTTGAAAATTCTCTATATAGCGAAATATAAACAGAGGCTAGTTTCATTGATATGGCTTATTAGCACTGATGGAATAAAATGATGCTAAGAAAAGGTAATTCCAAGCaggattaagaaaaagaaagataaaaagaggcAGGATGGTTACAGTTTATTATGTAGTAACCTACAGACTTGGCAACCTGTAGTTAATGAGGATCTGCCATTGGCCCCTGGACACCCACCTGGCAGAGACGGTCGAGGAACTGGAGGGCAAACCCCATTCTTTTCATCACAGGTTGCAAAAATCTGCTCTGAAGCCTCCTCTTTCCCATCGTCCCAGGTCTTTGCTTTCAGGGTAATGGTGTGAGACCCCCAGGGTTTCCTATGGGTGGGCTCGGGCTCTCCACAGGCGTTGTCAAGAGCTGTCGGTGTTTCATTCGCTTCACTTGACTTCTGGTTGCTGGATGCCTCCATTTCTGGGTCTTTTGCATAATGATCCTCTTCATAGGGAACTGCATGAGTCTGACCTAGGATTTTTTCCTCTGTTTGACTTTTGGAACTCTCAGCATCACTGTCTGGAGCTTTTTGATTCCCTGTACTTTTCCTGAGTCGACGACATCTCTGCCCCCAGCTCTCCTCAAAGTGTGGTGCAGTTGCCACTAGCATGGGGTTTCCCTGAAGGTTCCTGAGGGTGCTTCTGTGAAAATGCAGGTCACCGGCAGGGAGCATGCTCCTGCCATGGTAGGGAGTTGGGGCAGCTGGGACACCGGAGCCATACAGGAAGGGTATCCCTAGGCCTGCTAGTCCCTTGGGATTAATTTTTTCCATTCTCCTTTGCTGGTAAATAGCATACATTTCCATTTCtgtcctaaaaacaaaacaatatatttataCAGCCCAAGAACAccattataaatgtaattttaatgacCTCTTGCCTTCCCTAAAACAGTCCTCACACTGTTCATCTGAAGTTTGTTTGGTGGAAATATGAATCCCCCACAAGACCACTGGGAAGGAGAGTTTTGGGTAAGATCGGAAGCTTTGTCTGAGTCTCACAATGGAAGTCCAAAGGCCAGTCTTTAGAGTGTTACCTCTAATCAGATAAGGCAAATTTAGCAGGGATGGAGCTTACGCAGCACAGCTAGTTCCTTGGCAGAGATTAATCCTCAAAAAACCTAATGTACCGGGAAGAGGTTTTCAACCCCTGCAAAATAATCTTAGTGAGACTCAAGAAAGACAATTAGGCAATGCAAGTctcaatattaataaataaatgcaagtggctggggaagaggggagggaaaggcTCGGTGGTTTTGCTTACTTCACTTTGCTTTTTGGTCCTCAACTGGACCCCTTTGGGTTCAGCGATGAGAAAGTTGACTCTCTGCTTTCTCTTACCCTGGGGCCATACCCTATTCATTGTTATACTTTTCTTTCTCCTGGGCACTACAGCTGAAGGCCACTGTTGGACTGACTTGGGGTTGTCTGAGCTCTGATGGCATAATCTGAAGTCAGGTTGGCAAACTTGGCTCCTATTTTTGTGCAAGATTGAAGTCATTTAAGACAGTAATGCCAATATGAATTTCAGAGGAGTTGTAGGCATTTTAATTATGGGACACTGAGAGTCTATTGCAATCTGTGTACTAATACTACTGTTAGCTTCACTATgcgacttcttttttttctttttttgagacggagtcttgctctgttgctcaggctggagcgcagtggcgcaatctcggcctactgctacctccgcctcccaggttcaaggaattctctgcctcagcctcctgagtagctgggattacaggcacctgctaccatgcccggctaatttttttgtatttttagtagagatggtgtttcaccgtcttggccaggctggtcttgaactcctgacctcatgatccacccaccttggcctcccaaagttctgggattacagacctgagttACTGTGCCCGGCCGTGATTTCTAATCTTGCTTTTATCCTTAACCAACCTGCATGCATGTTTGTAttcgtttctttctctttttttttttttttttttttaagtgaaagcaagtttattaagaaggtAAAGGAATAGATAATGGCTACTCCTTAGGCAGAGCAGACTATGTTTCTTTTTGTAATCTGCCTGAAATACTTCATgtaatttgtgtatgtgtatttatttgttatatatatcaTCTATTCATTTGTTATATGACTATAACAAgtgaataaatgagcaaatgaatgaatagagaataaataaaacaacattgcCAAATTACCTGGCAGTATGATGCCTCTGAATCATTTCATTCCTTCTGGCCACTGCTTTTATGGATTCAGGTGGTAATATGCCccaaccttaaaaaagaaaaccaccatCCCACcccacaaataaattaaaaacatgcatttgaaaataataaaataaaatataacaatgtaAAACAgtatctgaaacaaacaaacaaacccgcAATTGCACAGAGTTTTGGAAATGGTATCAGATCATTGCTGTTCGGTATCTTAGTGTCATGTCGGTGATAGCACGATAAataccagataattttttgttctttaattgTTGGTCTCATGACTAGTGGTATTTTCCTGCCATACTTTAATAGGAAAAAGATGAAGTGATTTGTGAATCTCGTGATCTGTGCCTCTTTTGGTCTTTTAAAAGTATGTGTATTTTTTGGGTACAAcgtgatgttttgatgtatgtatacattgtggaatgattaaataaagCTAATTACCATATGcctcacctcaaatatttatcacctTTTGTGGTCAGAAgatttacaatctttttttttctttttttttttaagacagagtcttgctctgttatccaggctgaagtgcagtagtgcaatctcagctcactaaaacctccacctcctaggttcaagtgattctcctgcctcagcctcccgagtagctgggattacaggcatgtgccaccacacccagctaatttttgtatttttagtagaaacggagtttcaccatgttggccaggctggtcttgatctcctgacctcatgatccgcccacctcggcctcccaaagtgctgggattacaggtgtgagccatcgcacccagccagaaacaaGTTTTTATACTCACTTTCCACCAAGCCAGTAGAGCTCATTAAATTTCTACTAATAATCTATCTTGAAAGAAATCATActagatcttttttaaaaatgaggttcTTTGTTATCTGTAAAATCTAGGAGTTAGATGAAGTGATCACCAGGAATCCTTCGAACCATAAAGCTCTAGTTTTTTTTGCAGTTCAATGGCTTCGAGATACTGTCTTTTAGACAGCTGGCATGCATGAAGCTAACAATTCGTGGCATACTGCCCATGGACACAGAGAAAGTCTGTGCAAGAAGTCCAGTCTAGACAGCACAATACTAACTGCCTGGATTTTAGAACCCTCTGAGATCTGGTCTCAAGAAACCTTCTCTCTTTCCCAAATAGGCAACATCAAACTTAATGTTAGTTCAGTTGCATAATTACTGCTACCTAACATCCCTGTTTTGTAAACAGATCCCTGTCTTAGTTTCTATTTTGCTAACTCACTTAGTAGCTCAGTTTTTGTAGGACTGAGGCCTTATCTTGCCCTTGCTCTCTCTTACACTTCAGCCTTGAGGTGGGAGACCTGACCTaagtccaggctagagtgcaatggcatggccttggctcactgcaacctccccctcgcgggttcaagtgattctcctgcctcagtctcccaagtagctgggattacaggcatgtgacacctcACCTGGctcattttcgtatttttagtgcagacggggtttcaccatgttgaccaggctggtctcaaacttctgacctcgtgatctgcccgccttggcctcccaaagtgctaggattataggcatgagccaccacgcctggcctgcagtGCAGCTGTTTTACTAGCCTATTGGCCTGCTGTCTGTAATCATGGGCCACAGATTACTGGGTGATTGCTGCCAGGTGGCTTCCATCCAGGATCTGCTGTTGGACTATCTCCTTTGGTCCTTGAACCAATTCACTGGGTGGGCCCAGTTCCAGATCTGGCCCTTGCTTCCATGCTTGCTCTCATTGCAGTTAAATGGATTTGTGACCTGTGGTAGAAACAAGCTCAAATCCAGGCAGGCCAGTCTCTTCACTGACCCAGGCATGAATCCTATTTCTTTTTGTGTCAGGCTTTCCCTTCACATTGCTCCCATCTGTTAAGAGGTGTTGGAATTGTGGAGCAGGGATAAGCATAAGCTTATGAATATAGTTTTGCAGGGAGAGAAGATACACCAGTTTGAGCTTCAACATTGTGAGGAAATTCTCACCTCCTAGTCTCTCCTGAGCCCTCACAAGTCATGTTTTCACCAACACGACTCTACTGAAATTGCTCATATCAAAATCTCTGATGACCTCCACATAGCACTAAATCTAATGATATATTCTCAGTTTTCATCTTACTTGCTCTGCAAATGGCACACTTGACACAGTTGCTCACTCTCTCCTTAAAATAGTCCAATGTAAAATGATTGTAAATCTTCTGACCACAAAAAGTGTTAAATATGGCCGGGcttcgtggctcacacctgtaacccc
Coding sequences within it:
- the SAMD7 gene encoding sterile alpha motif domain-containing protein 7 isoform X2; protein product: MTNSVMAVNPLLTPTGQQTIPLIPSPFGPPTVDRDVLPSTVAPTDPRQFCIPSQFGSSVLPNTNMPNVLSSRIYPGWGILPPESIKAVARRNEMIQRHHTARTEMEMYAIYQQRRMEKINPKGLAGLGIPFLYGSGVPAAPTPYHGRSMLPAGDLHFHRSTLRNLQGNPMLVATAPHFEESWGQRCRRLRKSTGNQKAPDSDAESSKSQTEEKILGQTHAVPYEEDHYAKDPEMEASSNQKSSEANETPTALDNACGEPEPTHRKPWGSHTITLKAKTWDDGKEEASEQIFATCDEKNGVCPPVPRPSLPGTHALVTIGGNLSLDEDIQKWTVDDVHSFISSLPGCSDYAQVFKDHAIDGETLPLLTEEHLRGTMGLKLGPALKIQSQVSQHVGSMFYKKTLSFPVRQAFDQPADTSPLLDSNSWSDTMSIFCPQDTIIPKGIGRDSMRN
- the SAMD7 gene encoding sterile alpha motif domain-containing protein 7 isoform X1, producing the protein MRKRGELHQWRAILMTNSVMAVNPLLTPTGQQTIPLIPSPFGPPTVDRDVLPSTVAPTDPRQFCIPSQFGSSVLPNTNMPNVLSSRIYPGWGILPPESIKAVARRNEMIQRHHTARTEMEMYAIYQQRRMEKINPKGLAGLGIPFLYGSGVPAAPTPYHGRSMLPAGDLHFHRSTLRNLQGNPMLVATAPHFEESWGQRCRRLRKSTGNQKAPDSDAESSKSQTEEKILGQTHAVPYEEDHYAKDPEMEASSNQKSSEANETPTALDNACGEPEPTHRKPWGSHTITLKAKTWDDGKEEASEQIFATCDEKNGVCPPVPRPSLPGTHALVTIGGNLSLDEDIQKWTVDDVHSFISSLPGCSDYAQVFKDHAIDGETLPLLTEEHLRGTMGLKLGPALKIQSQVSQHVGSMFYKKTLSFPVRQAFDQPADTSPLLDSNSWSDTMSIFCPQDTIIPKGIGRDSMRN